A DNA window from Bacteroides cellulosilyticus contains the following coding sequences:
- a CDS encoding DUF6078 family protein produces the protein MEKESFDYSRVPHNFGLCATADCPHADTCLRRIAYTHTPASVTFPPTLNPKTIEAMAGKCEYYRSNQKVRYAKGFVRTTEALAVSASGTFRYGLIGSWGIRRYYQKRKGETLLSPAEQQRVTTLARKLGLQQEEYFDSYVEEYNW, from the coding sequence ATGGAAAAAGAATCATTCGATTATTCAAGAGTTCCCCATAACTTTGGTCTGTGCGCGACAGCAGATTGCCCTCATGCCGACACTTGCCTACGCCGGATTGCATACACTCATACACCGGCAAGTGTTACTTTTCCGCCTACACTGAACCCGAAAACAATTGAAGCCATGGCAGGGAAGTGCGAATATTACCGTTCCAACCAAAAAGTGCGCTATGCCAAAGGTTTTGTCCGCACCACGGAAGCACTGGCTGTCAGCGCATCAGGAACGTTCCGCTACGGGCTGATAGGCAGTTGGGGAATCAGACGATATTATCAAAAACGGAAAGGAGAAACTTTACTGTCGCCTGCCGAACAACAAAGAGTGACGACGCTGGCCAGGAAATTGGGCTTGCAACAGGAAGAGTATTTCGATAGCTATGTAGAAGAATATAACTGGTAG
- a CDS encoding DNA topoisomerase 3: MIVCIAEKPSVARDIADVLGAKDRRDGYIEGNGYQVTWTFGHLCTLKEPHEYTPNWKSWSLGSLPMIPPRFGIKLISNPTYEKQFHTIESLMQKADMIINCGDAGQEGELIQRWVMQKAGARCPVKRLWISSLTEEAIREGFAKLKDASDFQPLYEAGLSRAIGDWLLGMNATRLYTMKYGQNKQVLSIGRVQTPTLALIVNRQLEIQNFVPKQYWELKTVYRDTTFAAIIRKSEEELILEAEKNKEAIAAGKKPKKEEENRGIDPIANQEQGMALLEQIRNSPFTITDVSKKEGKEAPPRLFDLTSLQVECNKKFAYSADETLKIIQSLYEKKVATYPRVDTTYLSDDIYPKCPGILKGLRDYATFTTPLDGTTLLKSKKVFDNSKVTDHHAIIPTGQYPQNLTDMERRVFDLIARRFIAVFYPDCKFATTTVLGAVEEIEFKTTGKQILEPGWRVIFGTPGAQSQEEKDPGEEENVLPAFVKGESGPHVPDLYEKWTQPPRPYTEATLLRAMETAGKLVDNDELRDALKENGIGRPSTRAAIIETLFKRNYIRKEKKNLIATPTGVELIQIIHEELLKSAELTGIWEKKLREIEKKTYNAAQFLEELKQMVSEVVMSVLSDNSNRHITIVQAVQGATAGDKNGKAAKEKDASKPKRQSKPRKKAAEAKPVTPVAGASQTANIQADAAQTGAAHTDSVEGQVCPLCGKGTIIKGKTAYGCSEWKNGCTFRQAFDSE, encoded by the coding sequence ATGATAGTTTGTATTGCCGAAAAGCCCTCTGTGGCGCGTGACATAGCTGATGTATTAGGAGCGAAAGATAGGAGAGACGGATACATTGAAGGGAACGGATACCAGGTGACTTGGACATTCGGCCATCTCTGTACGCTTAAAGAGCCGCACGAATATACTCCGAACTGGAAATCATGGAGTCTGGGAAGCCTTCCCATGATACCGCCCCGCTTTGGAATTAAGCTCATCAGCAATCCCACTTACGAAAAACAGTTCCATACGATAGAATCCCTCATGCAGAAAGCCGACATGATTATCAACTGTGGTGATGCCGGGCAGGAGGGAGAATTGATTCAGCGCTGGGTGATGCAAAAAGCCGGGGCACGCTGTCCGGTGAAGCGGCTGTGGATTTCGTCATTGACGGAAGAGGCCATCCGTGAAGGTTTTGCCAAACTGAAAGATGCTTCCGACTTTCAGCCCTTGTATGAGGCCGGATTATCCCGTGCTATCGGTGACTGGTTGCTGGGAATGAATGCTACGCGACTTTATACCATGAAGTATGGGCAGAACAAACAAGTGCTCTCCATCGGCCGTGTGCAGACACCTACACTGGCACTCATCGTAAACCGCCAGTTGGAGATACAGAACTTCGTCCCCAAGCAATATTGGGAATTGAAAACGGTATACCGCGATACTACCTTCGCCGCCATAATCAGGAAGAGTGAAGAAGAACTGATTCTGGAAGCAGAGAAAAATAAGGAAGCCATTGCTGCCGGAAAGAAACCCAAGAAGGAAGAGGAAAACCGGGGAATAGACCCCATTGCCAATCAGGAGCAAGGTATGGCTCTGCTGGAACAAATCAGAAATTCCCCTTTTACAATTACGGATGTTTCTAAGAAAGAAGGGAAGGAAGCACCACCCCGTCTTTTTGATTTGACATCCTTACAGGTGGAATGCAACAAGAAGTTTGCTTATTCTGCTGATGAAACTCTGAAAATTATTCAGTCATTATATGAGAAGAAAGTAGCTACCTATCCGCGTGTAGATACCACTTACTTGAGTGATGATATTTATCCGAAATGTCCGGGTATTCTGAAAGGACTGCGTGACTACGCTACGTTTACGACTCCTCTGGATGGCACTACTTTGCTGAAATCAAAAAAAGTTTTTGATAATTCAAAGGTAACGGATCACCATGCTATTATCCCTACAGGGCAATATCCGCAGAACCTGACGGATATGGAACGTCGCGTATTCGATCTGATAGCGCGTCGTTTTATTGCAGTGTTCTATCCGGATTGTAAGTTTGCCACTACTACGGTATTGGGTGCAGTTGAAGAGATTGAATTCAAGACTACCGGTAAGCAGATTCTGGAACCGGGATGGAGAGTTATATTCGGAACTCCGGGGGCACAGTCGCAAGAAGAAAAAGATCCGGGAGAGGAAGAGAATGTATTACCTGCTTTTGTGAAAGGTGAAAGCGGGCCCCATGTGCCTGATTTATATGAGAAGTGGACGCAACCGCCTCGTCCTTATACAGAGGCTACCTTGTTGCGTGCCATGGAAACCGCAGGTAAACTGGTGGATAATGATGAATTGCGGGATGCCTTGAAAGAGAATGGCATCGGCAGGCCGTCTACGCGTGCGGCAATTATTGAGACTTTGTTCAAGCGCAATTATATCCGCAAGGAAAAGAAAAACCTGATTGCTACACCCACAGGCGTCGAACTTATTCAGATTATCCATGAAGAACTGCTGAAGTCTGCCGAACTGACGGGTATCTGGGAAAAGAAGCTCCGGGAGATTGAAAAGAAAACATATAATGCTGCACAATTTCTTGAGGAACTGAAGCAGATGGTTTCCGAAGTTGTGATGAGTGTGCTTTCAGATAACAGTAATCGGCATATTACAATTGTGCAGGCTGTGCAGGGAGCGACTGCAGGTGATAAGAACGGGAAAGCTGCTAAAGAAAAAGATGCTTCCAAGCCTAAGCGTCAGAGTAAGCCGCGGAAAAAGGCTGCTGAAGCTAAACCTGTCACACCGGTTGCTGGTGCTTCGCAGACAGCGAATATTCAGGCAGATGCAGCTCAGACAGGTGCTGCTCATACGGATTCTGTTGAGGGACAGGTTTGTCCGTTGTGTGGCAAAGGAACCATTATTAAAGGTAAAACCGCTTACGGTTGCTCCGAATGGAAGAACGGATGTACGTTTCGTCAGGCGTTTGATTCGGAATAA
- the scpA gene encoding methylmalonyl-CoA mutase, with amino-acid sequence MRKDFKNLDIYAAFQPANGAEWQKANGIHADWKTPEHIEVKPVYTKEDLEGMEHLGYAAGLPPYLRGPYSVMYTLRPWTIRQYAGFSTAEESNAFYRRNLASGQKGLSVAFDLATHRGYDPDHERVVGDVGKAGVSICSLENMKVLFDGIPLNKMSVSMTMNGAVLPILAFYINAGLEQGAKLEEMAGTIQNDILKEFMVRNTYIYPPAFSMKIISDIFEYTSQKMPKFNSISISGYHMQEAGATADIELAYTLADGLEYLRAGTAAGIDIDAFAPRLSFFWAIGTNHFMEIAKMRAARMLWAKIVKQFNPKNPKSLALRTHSQTSGWSLTEQDPFNNIGRTCIEAMAAALGHTQSLHTNALDEAIALPTDFSARIARNTQIYIQEETYICKNVDPWGGSYYVESLTNELAHKAWELIQEVEKLGGMAKAIETGIPKMRIEEAAARTQARIDSGSQTIVGVNKYRLEKEAPIDILEIDNTAVRLEQIENLKRLKEGRNEAEVQKALEAITKCVETKEGNLLELAVEAARVRATLGEISYACEKIVGRYKAIIRTISGVYSSESKNDSDFKRACELTEKFAKKEGRQPRIMVAKMGQDGHDRGAKVVATGYADCGFDVDMGPLFQTPAEAAREAVENDVHVVGVSSLAAGHKTLVPQIIEELKKLGREDIIVIAGGVIPAQDYDFLYRAGVAAIFGPGTPVAKAACQILEILMDEE; translated from the coding sequence ATGAGAAAAGATTTTAAGAACTTAGATATATATGCCGCATTTCAGCCCGCAAACGGTGCTGAGTGGCAAAAGGCTAACGGCATCCATGCTGATTGGAAGACGCCGGAACACATTGAAGTGAAGCCTGTTTATACAAAGGAAGACCTGGAAGGCATGGAACATCTGGGCTATGCTGCCGGTTTGCCTCCTTACCTGCGTGGTCCGTACTCTGTGATGTACACACTGCGTCCCTGGACGATCCGTCAGTATGCCGGATTCTCTACTGCTGAAGAGTCGAATGCATTCTACCGCCGTAACCTGGCTTCCGGACAGAAAGGTTTGTCCGTTGCCTTTGACTTGGCTACACACCGCGGTTACGATCCGGACCACGAACGTGTGGTAGGTGACGTAGGTAAAGCCGGTGTATCTATCTGCTCACTGGAAAACATGAAGGTTCTCTTCGATGGTATTCCTTTGAACAAGATGTCCGTATCCATGACAATGAATGGTGCTGTTCTTCCGATCCTTGCGTTTTATATTAACGCCGGTCTGGAACAGGGGGCTAAGTTGGAAGAAATGGCCGGTACTATCCAGAATGATATTCTGAAAGAGTTCATGGTGCGTAATACCTATATTTACCCGCCTGCATTCTCCATGAAGATTATTTCCGATATATTCGAATATACTTCTCAGAAGATGCCGAAGTTCAACTCTATCTCTATCTCCGGTTACCACATGCAGGAAGCGGGAGCTACGGCGGACATAGAGTTGGCTTATACGTTGGCCGACGGTTTGGAATACCTCCGTGCCGGAACAGCTGCGGGTATTGATATTGATGCTTTTGCTCCGCGTCTGTCTTTCTTCTGGGCTATCGGTACAAACCACTTCATGGAAATTGCCAAGATGCGTGCTGCACGTATGCTTTGGGCGAAGATTGTGAAACAGTTCAATCCGAAGAACCCGAAATCTCTGGCTCTGCGTACACACTCCCAGACTTCGGGCTGGTCACTGACCGAGCAAGATCCGTTTAACAATATTGGCCGTACTTGTATCGAGGCCATGGCTGCCGCGCTGGGACATACTCAGTCTTTGCACACCAATGCACTTGACGAGGCTATTGCGTTGCCGACGGACTTCTCTGCACGTATCGCACGTAACACTCAGATTTATATTCAGGAAGAAACTTACATCTGCAAGAATGTTGACCCATGGGGTGGTTCTTACTATGTAGAGTCTCTGACAAATGAACTGGCTCACAAGGCTTGGGAACTCATTCAGGAAGTTGAAAAATTGGGTGGTATGGCGAAAGCTATCGAAACCGGTATTCCTAAGATGCGTATCGAAGAAGCAGCTGCACGTACGCAGGCCCGTATCGACTCCGGTTCTCAGACTATCGTTGGTGTGAATAAGTATCGTTTGGAGAAAGAAGCTCCGATTGATATCCTTGAAATCGACAATACGGCAGTTCGTCTGGAACAGATTGAGAACCTGAAGCGTCTGAAAGAAGGACGTAATGAAGCTGAAGTGCAGAAAGCATTGGAGGCTATCACCAAATGCGTGGAAACCAAGGAAGGCAACTTGCTGGAATTGGCAGTGGAAGCTGCCCGTGTTCGCGCTACATTGGGAGAAATCTCTTATGCTTGCGAAAAGATTGTAGGACGTTATAAAGCAATAATCAGAACTATATCAGGCGTGTATTCATCAGAAAGTAAGAATGACAGTGACTTCAAGCGTGCTTGCGAGTTGACTGAAAAGTTTGCGAAGAAAGAGGGACGTCAGCCCCGTATTATGGTTGCCAAGATGGGTCAGGACGGTCACGACCGTGGTGCTAAGGTTGTAGCTACCGGATATGCCGACTGTGGTTTCGATGTGGATATGGGACCGTTGTTCCAGACACCTGCCGAAGCTGCCCGCGAGGCTGTTGAAAATGACGTTCACGTAGTGGGCGTGTCTTCACTGGCTGCCGGACATAAGACACTGGTTCCGCAGATCATCGAAGAATTGAAGAAACTGGGCCGTGAGGATATCATCGTAATTGCCGGTGGTGTAATTCCTGCACAGGATTATGATTTCCTCTATAGGGCCGGTGTAGCTGCTATCTTTGGTCCCGGTACTCCGGTTGCCAAGGCTGCTTGCCAGATTCTGGAAATCCTGATGGACGAAGAATAA
- the mutA gene encoding methylmalonyl-CoA mutase small subunit, which translates to MADSKEKLFSDFAPTTTEQWMDKVTADLKGADFEKKLVWKTNEGFKVKPFYRMEDLEGLKTTDALPGEFPYLRGTKKDNNEWLVRQEIKVECPKEANTKALDILNKGVDSLAFRVKAKELNAEYIETLLEGICAECVELNFYTCQGHVVELAEILVTYFQKKGYDLTKLQGSIGYDFFDKMLAKGKEKGDMLATAKALIEATAALPEYRVLNVTALTLNNAGSYIYQELGYALAWGNEYLNQLTEAGVPAAVVARKIKFNFGISSNYFLEIAKFRAARMLWANIVASYDAEAKCAAKMRVHAETSTFNLTLFDAHVNLLRTQTEAMSAALGGVDSMTVSPFDKTYATPDEFSERMARNQQLLLKEESHFDKVIDPAAGSYYIENLTVSIAKQAWELFLAVEEEGGFYAAVKAGKVQAAVNESNKTRHKAVAQRREVLLGTNQFPNFNEKAGEKKPFEATCCCGGHDTCEKDVPALNFDRAASEFEALRLETEASGKRPKAFMLTIGNLAMRQARAQFSCNFLACAGYEVIDNLGFPTVEAGIEAAMAAKADIVVLCSSDDEYAEYAVPAFKALDGRAIFIVAGAPANMEELKAAGIENFIHVRVNVLETLREYNKILMKN; encoded by the coding sequence ATGGCAGACAGTAAAGAAAAACTCTTCTCAGACTTTGCTCCCACCACTACCGAACAGTGGATGGACAAAGTTACAGCCGACCTGAAAGGCGCTGATTTTGAGAAGAAACTCGTTTGGAAAACAAACGAAGGATTCAAGGTGAAACCTTTCTATCGCATGGAAGACCTCGAAGGACTGAAAACGACGGATGCACTTCCCGGTGAATTCCCTTATCTCAGAGGCACCAAGAAAGACAACAACGAATGGCTGGTACGCCAGGAAATCAAGGTGGAGTGCCCGAAGGAAGCTAACACAAAAGCGCTGGATATTCTGAATAAAGGCGTAGATTCACTGGCGTTCCGTGTGAAGGCAAAAGAGCTCAATGCCGAATACATCGAGACATTGCTCGAAGGTATCTGTGCCGAGTGTGTGGAACTGAACTTCTACACGTGCCAGGGACATGTAGTGGAACTTGCGGAAATCCTGGTGACTTATTTCCAAAAAAAAGGATATGACCTGACGAAATTGCAAGGTTCTATCGGCTACGACTTCTTCGACAAGATGCTGGCCAAAGGTAAAGAAAAGGGCGATATGCTGGCAACAGCCAAAGCCTTGATTGAAGCAACCGCTGCTCTGCCGGAATACCGTGTACTGAATGTAACGGCTCTGACACTGAATAATGCCGGTTCTTATATCTATCAGGAATTGGGTTATGCTCTTGCCTGGGGTAATGAATATCTGAATCAACTGACTGAAGCCGGAGTTCCTGCTGCTGTAGTTGCCAGGAAGATTAAATTCAATTTCGGTATCAGCTCCAACTATTTCCTCGAAATAGCTAAGTTCCGTGCTGCCCGTATGTTGTGGGCAAACATTGTGGCTTCTTATGATGCGGAGGCTAAATGTGCTGCCAAGATGCGTGTTCACGCTGAAACTTCTACATTCAACCTTACTTTGTTCGACGCTCATGTGAACTTGCTGCGTACGCAGACAGAAGCCATGAGTGCTGCTTTGGGCGGTGTGGACTCAATGACTGTGAGTCCGTTCGACAAAACGTATGCAACTCCTGATGAGTTCTCTGAACGTATGGCACGCAATCAGCAGTTGTTGCTGAAAGAAGAGTCTCACTTTGATAAGGTGATTGATCCTGCTGCCGGTTCATATTATATTGAAAATCTGACTGTATCCATCGCTAAACAAGCATGGGAACTCTTCCTTGCAGTAGAAGAAGAAGGCGGTTTCTATGCAGCAGTAAAAGCAGGTAAGGTACAGGCTGCCGTGAACGAAAGCAACAAGACCCGTCATAAAGCAGTTGCTCAGCGTCGCGAAGTATTGTTGGGCACCAATCAGTTCCCGAACTTCAATGAAAAGGCAGGTGAGAAGAAACCGTTTGAAGCTACTTGCTGCTGCGGTGGTCACGACACTTGCGAAAAAGATGTTCCGGCATTGAATTTCGACCGTGCTGCCAGTGAATTTGAAGCGTTGCGTCTCGAAACGGAAGCTTCCGGCAAGCGTCCGAAAGCATTCATGTTGACTATCGGCAATCTGGCTATGCGTCAGGCACGTGCTCAGTTCTCTTGCAACTTCCTGGCTTGTGCCGGATATGAGGTGATTGACAACCTTGGTTTCCCCACTGTGGAAGCCGGTATAGAGGCCGCCATGGCTGCCAAGGCTGACATCGTGGTATTGTGTTCGAGTGATGATGAATATGCAGAATATGCAGTTCCTGCCTTCAAGGCTTTGGATGGCCGTGCCATATTTATCGTAGCCGGTGCTCCTGCCAACATGGAAGAACTAAAGGCTGCCGGTATCGAGAACTTTATCCATGTTCGCGTTAACGTGCTGGAAACGCTGAGAGAATACAATAAGATATTAATGAAGAATTAA
- a CDS encoding glycosyl hydrolase family 28-related protein, with amino-acid sequence MKKLLLFYVLALLASCVQAQSDDKPGNWQLIVSDDYPAEDVGVATYTVTTDFGADPTGAKDSQNAFQTALSKLGENRRGGTLFVPAGRYRISGKLFIPTGVTMRGEWKRPVKGKPVEGTILMVDMKGGSETESNAFITMEPSTALTHLNIWYPHQDPDKITPYPPTILYGRDGVWGNDYCNVRHVTLVNSYSGIVLSRKNGGGCPNIYDVYGTPLFRGIEIDNIADVGRFEWIHFSPDYWAGSGLEGAPGVGGAYADWIYRNGTGIVMRRNDWSYTCYVDIEGYNKGFRTGVSLAGDGAPNGHNYGFTLRNCKTGIYVDGTSSAGIMFTRVHIEDCERGVVVTSSSTGPVQLYGCEISASDEAVLMEEGVSAKLMMQQCTVNKGAVNSLGGDLMASDTDFNNDTPQIYIGSDARTILTGNRFAKTAEVKNQSLFECRIDHTPVETKPLPDFPEMKVPETKPDRLALYNVLDFGAEPFVVTFNASSSSSWLQIDISWGLQEGKDNTEAIQKAMDKAASEGGGIVYLPGGRYKVLGNLTVPTGVELRGASDFATVPKGHGSILEVYAGRGQEQGQPFLKLSAGSGLRGLTFDYPEQVTSSLPTVTKYPYCIQVTGKDAYIVNVGVRAAYNGVDLFTYKCDNHYVDYLAGHVFMNAIRIGGGSEGGRVCNMQFNSIVYACGSETKFGSWPNSLAADQNKAYKQNQNELRFITVGDCRNQILYNDFHYGGFEGIVFQADGGKAASGRSLGLGIDGSWNSVVYEALDPAGFDMINSQLVALEGDESVYSETRFLTTKADFSGEVTLFGADFWGSAKHGVVVENGKLNLNLANFSTSGQTSFMNLPKSTGAVALHNAVVNTRDDLIFASSGHEKQAAVTSTVTDVAAAVADKLGVWENNLPIAPVFTATDVLLSRTKWTITASTNNSNAPKAIDDDAATRWDTNAPQESGQWVIVDMQSAHKLNRIILDTSKSPGDGPAGCEVYLNTGIDGAWKRVASGKNAGAVQIISFPAEEASKFRIVQTGSKGNYWSIHELYAACVDEIETGISPEVASPVGELYYYNQQLSWSGLDSNENTKIEIVDLSGRRVLLQQTNDNYLRLPGMQNGFYIVIATNGADVLRKKIFFKD; translated from the coding sequence ATGAAGAAATTACTACTTTTTTATGTTTTGGCTTTGTTAGCCTCATGTGTACAGGCACAGTCTGACGACAAACCTGGTAACTGGCAATTGATTGTGTCGGATGATTATCCGGCGGAAGATGTGGGAGTGGCGACTTATACCGTGACTACCGATTTCGGTGCTGACCCTACCGGTGCGAAAGATTCGCAAAATGCTTTTCAAACAGCCTTGAGCAAGTTGGGTGAAAACCGTCGGGGTGGTACGCTCTTTGTTCCGGCAGGACGTTACCGTATCTCCGGGAAATTATTCATTCCTACCGGAGTGACCATGCGTGGTGAGTGGAAACGTCCGGTGAAGGGAAAACCGGTTGAGGGAACGATACTGATGGTAGATATGAAAGGAGGTTCTGAAACAGAATCAAATGCGTTTATTACGATGGAACCCTCCACGGCATTAACCCATCTGAACATTTGGTATCCGCATCAGGACCCGGACAAGATAACTCCTTATCCACCCACGATACTGTACGGACGTGATGGTGTATGGGGAAATGATTATTGCAATGTACGGCATGTCACGCTGGTGAACTCTTATAGTGGTATCGTACTGTCGAGGAAGAATGGAGGAGGCTGCCCCAATATTTATGATGTGTATGGTACCCCGTTATTCCGTGGTATCGAGATTGATAATATAGCTGACGTCGGGCGTTTCGAGTGGATACACTTCTCGCCCGACTATTGGGCCGGCTCCGGTCTGGAAGGAGCGCCGGGAGTGGGAGGCGCTTATGCTGACTGGATATACAGGAACGGAACAGGTATTGTGATGCGCCGTAATGACTGGTCGTATACTTGCTATGTGGATATCGAGGGGTATAATAAAGGGTTCCGTACCGGAGTTTCCTTAGCGGGAGACGGTGCGCCGAACGGGCATAATTACGGATTTACTTTGCGGAACTGCAAGACGGGTATTTATGTGGACGGTACTTCATCGGCAGGTATCATGTTCACTCGTGTTCATATTGAAGATTGCGAGAGAGGAGTAGTAGTCACTTCCTCCAGCACCGGACCTGTGCAGCTTTACGGATGTGAGATTTCAGCTTCTGATGAAGCTGTATTGATGGAGGAAGGAGTTTCCGCCAAGCTGATGATGCAACAATGCACAGTAAATAAAGGTGCTGTGAATAGTTTAGGTGGTGATTTAATGGCTTCGGATACGGACTTCAACAATGATACTCCGCAGATTTACATCGGTTCCGATGCTCGTACAATACTGACGGGCAATCGTTTTGCAAAGACGGCAGAAGTGAAGAATCAGTCTTTATTTGAATGCCGCATTGACCACACGCCTGTCGAGACAAAACCTTTGCCGGATTTTCCTGAAATGAAAGTACCCGAAACCAAGCCCGATCGTCTGGCTTTATATAATGTACTTGATTTTGGTGCCGAGCCGTTTGTTGTCACGTTTAATGCCAGTTCAAGCAGTTCGTGGCTCCAGATAGATATCAGTTGGGGACTGCAAGAAGGCAAGGATAATACGGAGGCTATCCAGAAAGCGATGGACAAGGCGGCCAGTGAAGGAGGAGGTATTGTTTACTTGCCGGGCGGACGTTATAAGGTACTGGGTAACTTGACGGTTCCTACAGGTGTAGAATTACGGGGAGCCTCTGATTTTGCTACTGTTCCGAAGGGGCATGGCAGTATTCTTGAAGTCTATGCAGGACGTGGACAGGAGCAAGGTCAGCCTTTCCTGAAACTTTCGGCAGGCAGTGGCTTGCGCGGTTTGACATTCGACTATCCGGAGCAGGTAACTTCCAGCTTGCCTACAGTGACTAAATATCCTTATTGCATTCAGGTGACGGGAAAAGATGCATATATCGTGAATGTAGGGGTGAGAGCCGCATATAACGGTGTGGACTTGTTTACTTATAAATGTGATAATCACTATGTGGACTATCTTGCCGGACACGTTTTCATGAATGCTATCCGTATTGGTGGCGGTTCGGAAGGTGGTCGGGTTTGTAACATGCAGTTCAATTCCATTGTCTATGCTTGTGGTTCGGAAACTAAGTTCGGTTCGTGGCCCAATAGCCTTGCTGCGGATCAGAACAAGGCTTACAAGCAGAACCAGAATGAATTACGTTTTATCACTGTGGGGGATTGCCGCAATCAAATTCTATACAACGATTTCCATTACGGAGGTTTCGAGGGCATTGTCTTTCAGGCTGACGGGGGAAAAGCTGCATCCGGTCGTTCTTTAGGATTGGGTATAGACGGCTCCTGGAATTCTGTTGTTTACGAAGCTTTGGATCCGGCAGGTTTCGATATGATAAACTCCCAGTTAGTAGCCCTTGAAGGAGATGAATCTGTTTATTCGGAAACTCGTTTCCTGACTACCAAGGCGGATTTTTCTGGTGAAGTTACTTTGTTTGGTGCTGACTTCTGGGGGAGTGCTAAACATGGTGTAGTGGTTGAAAACGGAAAACTCAATTTGAATCTGGCTAACTTCAGCACATCCGGGCAGACGTCTTTCATGAATTTACCAAAGTCGACCGGTGCTGTTGCGCTGCATAATGCAGTGGTCAATACGAGAGATGATCTTATTTTTGCCAGTAGCGGACACGAGAAACAGGCGGCTGTGACATCTACCGTAACTGATGTGGCTGCCGCGGTAGCTGATAAGTTGGGTGTATGGGAGAACAATTTGCCAATAGCTCCCGTTTTCACGGCAACGGATGTATTGCTTTCCCGTACGAAGTGGACCATCACTGCCAGTACAAATAATTCCAATGCTCCTAAAGCCATCGACGACGATGCGGCTACACGCTGGGATACGAACGCTCCGCAGGAATCGGGACAATGGGTGATAGTGGATATGCAGTCGGCACATAAACTGAACCGCATTATTTTGGATACATCAAAGAGTCCGGGTGATGGTCCTGCGGGCTGTGAGGTGTATTTGAATACTGGTATAGACGGTGCTTGGAAACGGGTTGCCTCAGGAAAGAATGCGGGAGCAGTACAAATTATCTCTTTTCCGGCAGAGGAAGCCTCGAAATTCCGGATCGTGCAGACGGGAAGCAAAGGGAATTACTGGTCGATTCATGAACTTTACGCAGCTTGCGTAGATGAAATCGAGACAGGAATCTCACCGGAAGTTGCTTCACCCGTCGGAGAATTATATTATTACAATCAGCAGTTATCATGGAGCGGTTTGGACAGTAATGAGAATACGAAGATTGAAATTGTTGATTTATCGGGACGGCGGGTGCTATTACAACAAACAAACGATAATTATCTGAGATTACCCGGTATGCAGAATGGCTTTTATATTGTCATAGCTACCAATGGAGCAGATGTGTTGAGGAAGAAAATATTCTTCAAGGATTAA